In Actinomadura luteofluorescens, the sequence CGGCGGCGTCCGCCTGCACGCCGTCCTCCCACCCGTCGCCGCGACCGGCACCTGCCTGTCCCTGCGCCTGCCCCGCCGCCGCGCCTTCACGCTCGACGAGCTGGTCACGGCCCACACCGTCCCGCCCGAGGGCGCCGACCTGCTGGCCGCCCTGATCGAGTCCCGGGCGGCCTTCCTGATCAGCGGCGGCACCGGCACGGGAAAGACGACCTTGCTGAGCAGCCTGCTGTCATTGGCGAACCCGTCCGAGCGCCTCCTCCTGGTAGAAGACTCGGCCGAACTGAAGCCCACCCACCCCCACGTCGTGAGGCTGGAGGCCCGTCCGCCCAACACCGAGGGCGCCGGGGGCGTGACCCTGAACGACCTGGTCCGCCAGGCCCTCCGCATGCGCCCCGACCGCCTGGTGGTGGGCGAGGTGCGGGGCCGCGAGGTAGTGGTTCTCCTGCAAGCGTTGAACACGGGCCACGAGGGAGGCTGCGGCACCCTCCACGCCAACACCGCAGCCGACGTCCCCGCCCGCCTCGAAGCCTTGGCCTGCGCGGCGGGCCTCACCCGAGAGGCCGTCCACAGCCAGCTGGCGGCCGCACTGGACGTCATCGTCCACCTGGTCCGCGACCCGGGCGGAGGCCGCCGCCGAGTAGCCGAGATCTGCCTCCTCCAGCGAGCCCCGAACGGCCTGGTCGGCGTGGTCCCCGCCGTCTCCTTCACCGCCACCGGCGAGACCATCCCCGCCGAGGGCGCGAACGTCCTGACCACTCGCCTGAAAGCCACCCAGCAATGACCGCCCTAACCACTCTCCGCCAAGGGCCACCTGGACCCGCCTGACACCGGCCCCAGAAACCCAGCGCGTAGCCCGCCCAGGAGGCCCTCATGTCGAACGCCGCCGCCATCCACTGCATAGCGGTTGCCATATGGATCCATCCGACAGTCGCGCTCGCGCCCCTCCGCAGAGGTGCCCGGTGTTGATCCTCTTAGCCGTCCTCTGCGCGGCCGCCGCCGTGTGGACCTACTTGGCGCCCACCCCGGCAGCCCACCGCCTCGACCGCTTGAGCGCCCCTCCACCAGGCGACCCGCTGCGTCCGCTACGCACCCGACTGGCCACTTTCAGAGAACGCCGGACGCGGCCGCAGCGGCGCCGCAGCTCGATCATCGAACTCTGCGACGCCATGGCCGCCGAACTGTCCGCCGGCCGGACCCCCGACGAAGCCTTCACAGCAGCCGCCGCCGTCCTCGACCCGCACGTCTCCGAAGAACTGCTCAGCCTGCCCCGCCCGCCCCCCGACCACCTGGACGACCTGGCCACGCAGCCGGGCGCCGAAGGTCTCCGCCTCCTGACAGCCTGCTGGCGCGTCGGCTCCGAACGGGGCGGCACCCTGGCCACCGTCCTGGACGGCCTGGCAAGCGCCCTCCGCGACGAGGAAGCTCAACGGCAGGACGTATCCGTCCAACTCGCGGGCCCCCGCGCCACCGCCCGCCTACTAGCCGCCCTCCCCCTCCTAGGTCTGGCCATGGCCGCCGCCCTGGGCGCTCACCCCATCCCGTTCCTCTGCACGACGATCCCCGGCCTCGCCTGCCTGATCACAGGCACAGCCCTCAACATCACCGGCCTCTACTGGACCCGCCACCTAGCCAAATCCGCCGAATCCCCCCACTAGCCATCCGCGGCATGAAGGACAGATCGACCTAGTCCAGGCAGAAAACGCGATGCCGCCCGTCGTGCAGGACACCGCCAGAGTCCAGGCGCGGGTGGTGGGTCCTGCTGTGGCGGTGAGCGGCAGGTCGGCTTGGTCCGTGTCGGGACCGCGATGGCGGGCGTGCAGGACGCCGCCAAGGACCGGGCCCAGGTGGGGGCTTCGCTTTGGCGTTGAGCAGCAGGTCGGTCTGGTCGGTGTCGGAGCGCTTGGTACCGGTGTGCAGGGGCTCGCCAGAGCCCAAGCCTGGGTGTGGGGCCCTGCTGTGGCGGTGAGCGGCAGGTCGGCTTGGCCCATGGCGGGGGACGCGGTGTCGGGTGTGCAGGGCGCCGCCAGAGAGCGGGCCTGGGCGGGGGCTTCGCTTTGGCGGTGAGGATGGGGCGGCCTGGCCCATGGCGCGGAGGCAGGGGCTTGCGCTGGCGGGGAGGGCAGCGCGCTTTCGGGGCCGGGCGTGTGTGGGCGCGGTCGTCGGCGCGACGAGAAAGGGGTGAAGTGATGATGACGCTCATGGCCGTGCTGTGCGCGGCGGTATCGGGGTTTCTCCTGCCCCGGGAGATCGACGCCTCTACGCGGCGGCTGATCGGCCGATTCGGAGGGCCTCCACCGAAGCACGCGGCGACCAGGCGGCGATTCGCATGGGCGGCAGGTCGCGCCCGCCCACAGGGGAGATCCGTCCAGGCCGCGGGGATGAAGGCTTTGGACGGGTCTTCCAAGGCGTCGGGGCATCGCGACGTCATCCTTCGGCGGGTGACCGCGGGCGTGGCGGGTGCGTTGTGCGTGGTGATGCTGGGCGGCCTGGCCGGCGGAGTGACCGGCCTCCTGGTCGCCCCCGCCGTCTGGCTGTCCTTCAGCCGCGTCGGCAGCGGGGAGCGCCGGCGCAGACGGGCGCGACTCATCGCTGACCTCCCCGTCGCGGTCGATCTTCTCGCGGCCTGCCTGCGAGGCGGCGCGCCCTGGCATGAGGCTGTCGAAGCGGTCGCGAGCGCGGTGGGAGGCCCGCTCGGCGAGGAGTTGCGGGCGGTGTCCGTCCAGATCCGGCTAGGAGCCGACCCGGAGGACGCTTGGCTGGCCTTGGCGGAGGAGCCGATGCTCGCCCCCTTGGCGCGCGCTGCCGTGCGGGGGGCGTCGACAGGCGCGGCGCTCGCCCCGTCCCTCAGCCGCCTCGCCCGCGACCAGCGCCGCGTGGCCCGTTCGGCCGCCGCCGCCAGGGCACGAGCGGCGGGCATCCGGGCGCTCGCCCCGCTCGGTCTGTGCTTCCTCCCCGCCTTCGTCCTCCTCGGCGTCGTCCCGGCCATCGCCGGGATCGCCTCGACGATCCTCCTGCCCTGGTGAGCGGGTTATCCACAGAACGCGGTTCGCCCGCCACCTGGCCTCCCGGCACAGCAGCCTGGATACGACCACGAGCGAAAGGAGCCCTGATGAGGGCATGGAAGACGGTGGTGCGGCGATGGTCCGGAGCGTGCAAGGACCGCGGGATGTCCACGGCCGAATACGCGGTCGGCACCATCGCCGCGGCGGCCTTCGCCGGCCTCCTGTTCAAGATCGTGACCAGCCCGCAGGTGAAGACGATGCTCTTACGGATCATCGAGAAGGCCCTCAATCTGGCCGGTTGAGGGATCGCGGGATGGCCACGGCGGAGATCGCCGTGGCCCTCCCCTCCCTGGTGCTGATCACCGCGATCGCCCTGTGGGGCGTGAGGGCGGCGTCCGTGCAGCTCGCCTGTACGGACGCCGCCCGGAGCGGCGCCCGGGCGGCGGCCAGAGGCGAGTCGCTCACCGCGGTTCGCGAACTGGTGGAGAGGGGTGTTCCGAAGGGGGCGGCCGTACAGGTTCATCGCGACGGGGCAGTTGTCCGCGTCGACGTCTCGGCCCCCGTGGCCCCCGCCGCCGCGATCGGCTTGCCCGCCATCACCGTCCACGCCCACACGGCCGCCGAGACAGAACCCGGCGTCCCACCCACCACCACCCCGTGACCCATACCGCCCACCACCTCGTAACCCCACCCCCGCAAGCCATCCCGCGGCCCCCAGCCCGTCCCCCCGGGTGGCCTCGGACGGCCCCTGGTGGTCGCTGGTGGTGCCGCCTGGCGGGTCCCGGTGCCGCCAGGCGGTCCCGGTGGCCCTGGCGGTCCGGTGATCCCCGGGTGGCCCCGGTGGCGCGCCAGCCGTGGCGGGCGCCCGCCCGCCCAGCGTGACGATCCGTCGGTGTTTTGCGTAGCAGGGGTGGGCGGCGAGCCGCGGCGCTCTTGGGGCGGGGGGCGGGGGGCGAGGGGGGCGGTGTTTTGGTGAGTGGGAGTCCCAGGGGCGGAGTTTGGGGGAGCGGATGAGGTTCTGGGCGGGGTGTGGTGCGGGCTTGGGGCGTCGGGGGAGGGGGTTGGGCGGGGATCGGGGGGCGGGGACGGTTTTTGTGGTGGGCTTCGCGGTTGTTGTCTGGGTGGTGGGGGTCTCGGCGGTCCTGGTCGGCGGGGTTCGGGGGGCGCGGCATCGGGGGGAGGCGGCGGCGGACATGGCGGCGCTGGCGGGGGCGGCGCGGGTGGCCGATGGTCGTGGGGTCGCCTGTGCGAGGGCCAGGGAGATCGCGGTCGGGTCGGGTGCGCGGATGGTGCGATGCCGGGTGCGGGGTGAGGTCGTCGACGTCTCGGTGGCCGTCGACGTCACGATGCCGATGGGGCTGAAGGGGCGGCGGATCGTTTCTCGGGCGAGGGCTGGCCCCGCGGGGCAGGACGGCGTACCCTGACGCCACATGTCTCGTTGCACTGAGTGTCAATAGAGACGGGGAGGGGTGCAGGGAATGACACGCGTTCCTCTTTGTCATCCCTCTGTGACTTTTTGCTACCCGGTGGTACGTTACGCTGCCGTAAGCCCGTAGTTATCGCCAGGCGCGGTGCGTCCGGCGGAAGACCGGCGCGAGCTGTCGAAGGGATTGAGGCCGTGACCATCATTCGCAGGATCGGTGCGATCGCGCTCGCGGCACCCCTTGCGATGAGCTTCCCGGTACTCGCCGCCCTGCCCGCGCAGGCGGCCTCGACCAGCGTCATCGCCCCGGCGAACGGCGCTGTGATCAGCAGCGGGTCCCAGGTGACGGCGAAGGCGCACTTCGACTTCGCGATCACGATGCAGCTACGGGTGGACGGTCCCGGGATCGGCGACACGTTCCTCCAGGAGAAGGGTCTCTCCGGCGATATGTCCGGAACCTTCTCGATCAGTCGGAATGGTCGCTACAAGGTCTACCTGCTCGGCAAGCAGACGAACCACGTCTACGACTCCAACACCTTCACGGTGCGCATCGCGCCGGCGGCCCCCACCGGCGTGTCCGCCAGGGCCTCCGGCGGGAAGCTCGCCGTGAAGTGGAACCGCGGCCTCGAAGACGACCTCACCGGCTACACGCTCGCCGGTTCGGGCGTGAAGTCCAGGTCCGGCTCGCTGAACTCCCTCTGCTCCGGGACGAGTTGCTCCACCACCCTGCCGCTGACACGGTCCAGCGGCGCCGCCTCCGTGGGCATCAAGGCGGTCCGGTCCACCGGCACGGGTGGATCGATCTACTCGGGCATCGCTTCGGCGACCACCTCGCTCGGAGGCGGGACCGGTTCCACGCCCGGCGGCTCGGTGCCCTCCCTGCCGTCCGGCGGCTCCGGAGTCCCCAGTGCCGGGACGCCGCTGACGCCGTTCAACAACGAGTCGCCGGTCACCCTCCCGTCCGTCCAGCCGGACGGCGCGACGCCCGGGCTCACCTACCCCGCGCCGCAGATCGCCACGGACTCGCCGAAGGCCCAGAACGTCGCGGCGACCGACCGGCTCCAGTGGGGCAAGAGCGTCGGCATCGCGCTGGTCCTGCTGATCGTCGCCGCGCACCTCGGGACCTGGACGCGCCGCCTGCGCGTCGCCGGGGCGGGCACGAGCAGCAACGGGATGGCGGCGCGTATCGCGCGCGGCGGCACCGGCCGCAAGCGGGTGAGCAGGTCGCGCCAGCAGATCGCGCGCGCCGAGGCCCTCGCCAAGACCGCCCCCGTAGCGGCCGCCAGGGCGAAGGGTCGCTCGCCCAAGCGCGCGAGCGGCACGGCCGTCCTCGACTCGAAGCCGAAGGCCGGGCGCCGTCCCGCGACCCTCGGCAAGCCCTCCGGCGGAGTGAACGTCCGCCTCGCCGGCGACGGCGCGAAGCCGAAGCCCAAGCGCGGCCGCCGCCGCAAGTGATCCCCTGACCCACCCACGGCCGGGCGACTGTTTCCGGTCTGTGCGTCGCGATGGGGTGCTGGCGTGCAGAGGCTCGTTACATGCCGTTGGGCCAGGTCAGGGCTGTGGCGGGTGGTGTTGGGGCGACGTACCGTGGGGATTATGCGTGAGCGGGGGCGCCGCCACATCTCAGGGCGGTCGGTGCTGCCAGGGGTGACATCTGGGTGCCTCCGGGCGCCGCCGGGGGCGGGCTGAGGGATGGCCGGTCTGCGGGCTCGGTTGCTCGGGGGCGTGGAGTTGCGGCTCGACGGTGAGCCGCTCCCGCCGCTGGAGTCCGCGAGAGTGGAGTCGCTGCTCGCCTATCTGCTGCTCCACCGGGACGCGCCGCAGTTGCGGCAGCGGCTGGCGTTCCTGCTGTGGCCGGACTCCACGGACGCCCAGGCGCGCACCAATCTGCGCAAAGTCCTGCACAAT encodes:
- a CDS encoding TadA family conjugal transfer-associated ATPase, which gives rise to MTGLSSAVRDRLANTGGEATTGRVAAALRAEERLLGDREVLALADELRAEFVGAGPLEPLLRSPDVTDVLVNGPDEVWIDTGSGLVRTAVRFPDEATLRRLAQRLTAAAGRRLDDASPYADARLPGGVRLHAVLPPVAATGTCLSLRLPRRRAFTLDELVTAHTVPPEGADLLAALIESRAAFLISGGTGTGKTTLLSSLLSLANPSERLLLVEDSAELKPTHPHVVRLEARPPNTEGAGGVTLNDLVRQALRMRPDRLVVGEVRGREVVVLLQALNTGHEGGCGTLHANTAADVPARLEALACAAGLTREAVHSQLAAALDVIVHLVRDPGGGRRRVAEICLLQRAPNGLVGVVPAVSFTATGETIPAEGANVLTTRLKATQQ
- a CDS encoding type II secretion system F family protein, which encodes MAAELSAGRTPDEAFTAAAAVLDPHVSEELLSLPRPPPDHLDDLATQPGAEGLRLLTACWRVGSERGGTLATVLDGLASALRDEEAQRQDVSVQLAGPRATARLLAALPLLGLAMAAALGAHPIPFLCTTIPGLACLITGTALNITGLYWTRHLAKSAESPH
- a CDS encoding type II secretion system F family protein, producing the protein MTAGVAGALCVVMLGGLAGGVTGLLVAPAVWLSFSRVGSGERRRRRARLIADLPVAVDLLAACLRGGAPWHEAVEAVASAVGGPLGEELRAVSVQIRLGADPEDAWLALAEEPMLAPLARAAVRGASTGAALAPSLSRLARDQRRVARSAAAARARAAGIRALAPLGLCFLPAFVLLGVVPAIAGIASTILLPW
- a CDS encoding DUF4244 domain-containing protein; translation: MRAWKTVVRRWSGACKDRGMSTAEYAVGTIAAAAFAGLLFKIVTSPQVKTMLLRIIEKALNLAG
- a CDS encoding TadE family type IV pilus minor pilin; this translates as MATAEIAVALPSLVLITAIALWGVRAASVQLACTDAARSGARAAARGESLTAVRELVERGVPKGAAVQVHRDGAVVRVDVSAPVAPAAAIGLPAITVHAHTAAETEPGVPPTTTP
- a CDS encoding Rv3654c family TadE-like protein gives rise to the protein MRFWAGCGAGLGRRGRGLGGDRGAGTVFVVGFAVVVWVVGVSAVLVGGVRGARHRGEAAADMAALAGAARVADGRGVACARAREIAVGSGARMVRCRVRGEVVDVSVAVDVTMPMGLKGRRIVSRARAGPAGQDGVP